The window aacagagccagaggcagtttcagccaggttggtatcaaaagggttaaatatattgttttttatttccaTACCTACACAGGTCATTAATCTTGCATGACATAGGCATCTTACCGTTTAGTTCTGACTAACTTTTTCTGTTGATTTTGTTAAAAGTGTGtctaaattctgtttgtttgttgttgttacaacAGGTGTCTCTTCAGAGACAAGTTACTTCCACCTGAAACCTACTTTATTGGGTTTGCTCGAAGTAAACTGGAAATGTCAGATATCTTCAAGAAAGTACAGCCATATATGAAGGTAAGACAAGTCTTTGTTCTTTCTCAATAAGTtctgacatggtttttacagctggatgcccttccaaatgccaaccacccagcagagtggacagagtgctttttgcatggcaccagcactagcgaGGTCAATTTTGGTGTGGTTTTTAaagctggacgcccttccaaatgcctaccacttctaaaataaaatgaaatagtacaacaatttgttttttatacaattcctaataatgtttaattataaagaTGCAATATGATTGGTTTATATACACCGAATACCTTATGGTGATCCAGAGAGTAAAATAGGTATCCGAGGGGTCCATAGGCAGAAAATGGTTGGGATCCACTGATTTAGATAATGTAGCTTAAACTGTCTGAAAAGATGGGATGttcatggctggaacacttttgatcataagttttctCGGTTATGAGTGACCTTGGGTTAAATACTATGTTTaactatttgttgttgttgttgttgttgtttgttacagGTGAAAAGTGATGAGATGGAACTGTTGCAGAGTTTCTTCAAGATCAACGAGTACATGTCAGGGAACTACGACAGCCAAGAAGACTTTGAAAAACTAAATGAATTATTAGAAGCGAAGGGAAAATGCAACCGCATCTTCTACCTTGCACTTCCTCCGAATATTTTTGAACCTGCCACGGCACAAATCAAAGGTGTTTGCATGGCTCATGAGTGAGTGCTCCATAAAacttttttatctcatttttataAAAAGTTCTGCAGTGATATTCTGTTACTGTAGCAACAAGCAGGACTGTCATTGACATGCCAGAAAACAACCATCTCTTCCTGGCTTAGTGTACCTGGGACTACACCTTTCGAGGGactattcctttttattttctaagAGTGTAGAGTTTTGAATCAGACTTGGTATCTAACCCCAGGACAGCCTTTGtacagcaaacctatgatcagagTCAAGTCAgtcaaaacttttatttttaccttttacacatataatatatcgtCAGACGGCATTATTTTGTATTCATTTCCTTGTTTTTTATgggatttgactgctgtttctgtcACATAGTATTCCCATGCTGGTTTCCCATGTTGCAGTTGGTTGTCAATGTTGACATCTCATTTTTGTTGACAGTATTGATGCTGTCCGTGTCATTGTGGTTGACACTTTTGGCACTTCACATAGTGTTGTATTATTGTTGACCATTGACACCCTTCATACACTGTCATTATTTTCTGGTTGACAGTGTTGATGTCCATCACAGTCTGGTTGACTATTGATCCCCTTATAGTGTCTTTTTCTATTTGACTATGTTGACATCTGTATCATTATGGTTGACACTGTGGACACCTCTTATATGTTATATTTAGTCCTACACAACAAAAGAGTTAAGGCTGCCATGAGGGGGATTGGCCTACATGAGTCCTGTGACAGTGTCATGTTAAAAGCATCATGCTTTTAACATGACTTTTAACCATTTTAACCATTGTTAACCATTTTTAACCATTGTTAGAAATGTTAGCCAttgttaacatttttattattagattaacattgtagggtaggtgtgaaaggctgaatctggctttgttttgaattaatcaggcactATTTCAttgctttaagattttgatgatgtgatttggTTAACAATGTCAACCGAATCACATGATGAATGGTTAACAATGTTAACCATTGTTAACCATTTTAACCAATGGTTAAAATGCTTTTCACCATTTTACAGCTcatgctgtaaaatggttggtgttaagaagggcatccagccgtagaaaccaagtTCAATCAGACTGcatcctggtgcagctctccagtttaccagcttcggtcaaaccatccgacccatgccagcatggacaacagacgttaaaggaggaggaggaggaggaggatatgcaTGGTACACGTAAATCACCAGATGTGATGTGAAGTGTACTTACAAACGATTtgagtaaccccccccccccacacacacagaggttttcCTCATTGTTTACCTCCCCCCACCTGTTTCTCTTTGTAGGTCCAGATTCACAAGGATTATAATTGAAAAACCATTTGGCCGAGATTTAGATTCCTACACTGCCCTCAGCGAACATATTTCTTCAATGTTTCCAGAAGAACAGATCTACAGAATTGACCATTATTTGGGCAAGGAAATGGTACAGAATCTCATGATCTTCAGGTAAATattcaccaccaccgtcaccaccaccaccaccaccatcatcatcatcattattattattattaaggcagcgagctggcagaattggtagtgcactggaagaaatgcttagtggtagcccatcgctatgttctgagttcaaattccactgagttcgactttgcctttcatcctttcggggtcgattaaataagtaccagttacacactggggtcgatgtaattgctttaatcccctcccccaagctgcccttgtggcaaaaattttaaatcatcattattattattattattgttataattaagttaacgagctggcagagtcgttaccaTGTCCGGCAGAACGCTTATCAGCATCTCATCTggttttatgttccaagttcacattctgccaaggttggctttgccattcatcctttcgggagcaataaaataagtaacagttaaacactggggtcaacttaATTAACttggccccttccctcaaaattgctagccttgtccttatagcagaaaaaaaaaaattattgtcattattgtaaTTGAAaccgtattgttgttattgtttggttttatTTAGATTTGGCAATTTGATCTTTAATCCGATCTGGAACAACAGCCACGTTTCCAGTGTGGTGATCAGCTTCAAAGAACCAATAGGGACGCAAGGCAGGGGCGGATATTTTGACCAGTCGGGAATCATCAGGTTGGTATgcacgtgcgcgcgtgcgtgtgtgtgtgtgcatatatacacatacacacatatattcacacacgcatatacatgcacacacacatatacatgcacacacatatatgcacacatgtacacacacatgcacacacacatatacacagacgtatatacacacatgtatacacacatatacacacacatatatacacacatacatacacatatacatacaaacacacatatacacatatacacatgtgcacacacacacacatgcaaacacatacatgtgaaggcacatggcctagtggttaaggtgttgcactcacgatagcaagatcgtagtttcaattcctagaccaggcggtgcattgtcttcttgagcaaaacacttcacctcacattgctctgcaaatATTTCGACACCTGACGCACGGTACACAGTgacacctgttcaggtaacatcgatttgatggagagggAGTGGGCTAGTgtgcagcacaaacatttgatctccATAAACCAATcgtttgtgcaggtcattcggcaAAAAGCTGAACGCTCAGACGTCATCTTCAACGAGGgagtccatcacacacacatacacacacacactgtatatatatatgtgggaccatgggcaagtttcttttatagctgtgtgtgcatgtgcgtatcttGTGTTCTGGAAGGGTCATCATGccaataatgacacacacacacacactggttcaatatcacttctttgtCAGTCAATTAATTAAATACCTAACCAACTAatcagttgtttgtttgttcttttgttgCTATTCACAGCCCCTTCAATGACATGCCCTCTCTCTTCGGGGCcttctttgtgtctgtcttaTGCCAGTGtctatgtaggtgtgtgtttgatTATGAGGGAAGGGCAAGAGTGAATgaagtgtttctgtgtgtgtgtctgttcacatgcgtgcatgtgtgtgtgtgtgtggttgtgtgtttacaCCTGTGTAATTGCCTGTAtgtttgtttgaatgtgtgtgcattatcCACTGGTAACCTCTTTAAGAGTTTGACCTTTTGTTCGAGGTCAGTTCAATCTCAGATCTAAGGAGATTTGCTTGTCATCTCATAAAGATGAGTAACAATAAAGAAGTAATATTGAGCCACTGCATGTGTCATTATTATCGATATATTGACCCTCCCAAGACAAGATTTGCTTCAACACATAAATTCTCATCAAGAATCTGAcaattgaaatacaaaaatgaagtgtgtgtgtgtgtggtgtatcatcatcatcgtatagtGTCTGCTCTctgtgctggcatgagttagacaggttgactggaactggtaaaccagagagctgcaccaaattccagtcagttttggcctggtttctatggctggatcctcttcctaatgccaaccactccaagagtgtaatgggcactttttacatgccaccggcatggttgtttctatgtgccactggaacaggtgccagttatgtgtcaccagtatttggccacaactacaatttcacttggcttgacgagttttttcaagcacagctatcgccaaaggtctcaaaCACTTGCCATTGCCTATAAAGGGCCTCCATATTTGTGAGCCAAATTCCTCTCCAGCAGTAACTCTCATTTGTTAATCTATCCTCATTCATTAGTCTTTAATAATGGTAAATCTAAAGAAGGAATCTGTTGCTATTTCAGAGATGTGATGCAGAACCATTTACTTCAATTACTGTCAATCGTTGCTATGGATCAACCATCCAGTACCAGCGCTGAAGACATCAGAAATGAGAaggtgtgtatctgtatttgtccttcaCTTTGCTATaaggttgttgttggtgttgtctgtgttttgtcatgACTGGTGTTATTTAGGCCCAGGTCAGGTCAGAGttatccagctgtgaccatcctgttttttccTAGATCCAGGAATACACTGAACAATTTGTAAGAAGTTAGGGTTTGACTCAAGAGAAACTGAGTTGCTGTTTTTAGCAAATTATGTGACCACGTATAGACTTTCTCTTTGGCGCCAATTATTGGGTTGCTCcataattattgcagctgttttcaacaaattttattcaacaaaaacaataacaatatttaacaaaaacatcttttaatgacggtctgaccatctgccaagcaaaCTGGAAGCAGTAATCGAAGTAGATGgggaatatgctccggaataatcatttaaagatgtttttgttacatgttattgtttttgttgaataaaatttgttgaaaaaaagccgcaataattgtACACCAACCCAGTATCatcaaggtggtggtggtggtggtgatgttacctTTTGTGCTCTTTGTGTTTCTCTGATAGACTAAGGACCTCTCCCTAATCCATTTCCACTGAAGTCGTCCAGTAAAAGCAAGGGTATATATTATGAGATCTTCCTTGTGAgtcatgagttttttttttttgcttttaatataaTTATCCTCTCACTCCAACTGGGGTAACCACGTATCTCTTCTActacaagacacctgtttctgcccctCTGTTGTACCCCAAACTCTCATCACCAGgtacaaatactacactccactCAGTTGAGAGGCAGATATGAGAGGGGTGTCTTTATCTTGCAAGTTCTTGGTGATCTTGCTGATGCCACAAAAAGCCCCCAGTATACTCCGTAAAATTGTTGGGGGTTAGgagggacatccagccataggcACTATGCCAAAGCAAACAGTAGAACTAGGTGCAATCTTTTGACTTGCCAGTTCCTctcaatctgtccaacccatgccagcatggaaaacatgttaaatgaggataaacagtattacataatattaattcatgctgtcatatttttcttttttgtggagTTGTTGACCATTTAAATATCCAATTCTTCAGTTTTCTGACCCAGCCTTGTCATATCCTgtcatcactatatatatttaatgatgtcatcatcattatcgtccttTAACATTCATCttctatgctgtcatgggttggacggttttgtcaggagctggcaagctagatagctgcaccaggctccagtggcatgggtgcccttcttaatgccaaccactttacagtgtgtactgggcccttttacgtggcaccagcacaagtgctttttatgttgcaccaacaccagtggggtCGCCAAGcaccatattttaacatttataagGAACCCTCTAAATTTTCggacttaaaatttggaaaaaaaggttttgtaagggattacaATACTGTCCATGTATAAggaactcccatatttttttcacctaatttttgaaaaaaaaggaTTCCTTATACACAAATAtggtaatttgcaagacaaagccCTCTTAGTTGAGAGAGGGAGTGGAGCCGAGGGAAGTGGCTGTGTGCCTGGCAAGAGGTTAAaatatgatagagagacagagatagttgTCTTATTAGAGAACAGACACAGTTTAGCATTTCATCAATTACTCTGTCACATTTGACTTCTACATTCTCGTTACAGGTGAAGGTATTGAAATGTATTGAACCTCCCGAGATGAAGAATGTTGTTCTTGGTCAGTATGTTGGTGACCCTGATACTGAAGGTGACAGTGCTAAGGGTTACCTTGACGACCCCACTGTGCCTGATGGTAAGTCCTTTTTCTATAGTGTTGTAGAATGCAATCACTTTAGTTTAACCTAATCTTTTAAACAATCTGTGATTGATGTTCTAAGTTTATTTTTGAGGTTTTTTTCTTATTGCACTACCGGTCATCCATAGTTGGTTGTCAGTGAGTTTTGTTACATTACTGCTCATTTGTACCACTTTTAATGCCCTTATGCAGATAAGATTGATGTAAAGTGAATGATAATAAGGTGCTcctttggcgtgtgatctacaagGGAGATTATTTTGAGATACGttttagtttacttttcaatttctaaaagcCTATAAGACGTTGCCGATAGATTTTTACCATGTGATCAGCGACGAGATGAAGGCAGTTGCAAACGTGCCACTTGGCCATGTGATCGACAATTTAAGGGGAGATTACTTTAGGTTTCTTTTTAGTTTACTGTGTGTTGGTGTTACTTTCTGTATGATCTACGTGAGCAAATTTACTCTGGTGGGTGACCTAcgtgcttattttaattattatgcgGTTTTCTTATTAAGAtggtaagaattttgaaaaaaacacatttacaatgctaagtattacaaaataatttaaaaagtaacccaaagtaatctcccttgcagatcacacgccaaagtagCACCAATGATAGGTAAGAACTCTCCTGGTAATAGAGGTGACAAGCGTATAACTAGGAATATAGCTATTCAGAGTTGCTATTTCCTATGACTGTGCATTGAATACTACCTAGGTGGACCTTTACACTATCTAAAGAATCGAATagaatttttaaaggaaattatgCATTTCATGAGTCTCAGAAATAAGTAAGGGAGACAATAATTTTCttgtaaagaaagaattattattcctGAAAGAGTTGTTTCCCTTAAACGCGTGACCTGTTTCAatgatttatttttccaaaaCCTGTTTTCTACAGGAATTCATTTTCCTCTGCTTTCCGACTGTTACGTTTTACCCTCAGTTAAAAATTTCCATGttttaaggaaaaaataaatgtgGTGTGATGTTTACaattctttgttctgagttcaaattgtgttgAGAACAACTTTGtttttatccttctggggtcgagaAATAGTACAGGATTGATGTAACCGTGTGTAACCCTTGGCCCTCAAAATGTGTGGCCTATCTTAGAAATTATTTTGCGTGTTTTATTTAACCCCGCTCCCTtcaggtttatttatttatttattgataattcAAAGGGGAGCCTTTGTCTCCCCTTCATTCCCAACGTATTCACTATCTGGTAGAATCAGTGAAAATTTCAAAGAGGTACAAAATAATTGTTAGAATTTGCATTAAATCGgtgaaaaggaatatattttacaaaataaaaataaaaaacaaaaaaaaaccaagtgCTTCAAATGGTCGGACACCACAAGGTCCAACGGAACCTGCTGAAGCAAGCCAAGCGCCCTCACGAGCATCATCTGACACCTCAGTAAGGCAAGCTGCTTATGGTGACAAGGACTTTGCCATTAGCGGCCCAGTCACTCTGGATTTATATTTTcgggttgtggttgttgtgtttgtttgttgttgattttttgttGCTTCTGGTATTAATCTCGTGTTTTGGAGACTCCGTGGGTTCTGTTGGGTGGTGCTTGTGTGCCATATCCTATGTGTCTAAGACTACTGGAAtcaatttgttagactaaacacttcaaggcggtgcagcagtttaaccctttcatcaccgtatttattttgagaagttctgtgtttctctcaattaatttcaaatgtaacaaagaatttagtaaaataacttagttatcattaaaaccattattattattataatattattattattattatattattattattattattaatattattattattattattattttattattatattattattattattattattattattattattattatattattattattattaatattattattattattatattattattattattattatattattattatcattattattattattattatattattgttattattattattatattattatcattattgttattattattattattattatcattattatcattattgttattattattattattattatcattattattatattattattatcattattatcattattattattattattatcattattattatattattattatcattattatcattatcatcattattattattattattattatagattctG of the Octopus sinensis linkage group LG16, ASM634580v1, whole genome shotgun sequence genome contains:
- the LOC115220357 gene encoding glucose-6-phosphate 1-dehydrogenase, which gives rise to MQNQDAEPGIPHVTATECYEQFLGAVHACTDSSHAHVFIILGASGDLARKKIYPTLWCLFRDKLLPPETYFIGFARSKLEMSDIFKKVQPYMKVKSDEMELLQSFFKINEYMSGNYDSQEDFEKLNELLEAKGKCNRIFYLALPPNIFEPATAQIKGVCMAHESRFTRIIIEKPFGRDLDSYTALSEHISSMFPEEQIYRIDHYLGKEMVQNLMIFRFGNLIFNPIWNNSHVSSVVISFKEPIGTQGRGGYFDQSGIIRDVMQNHLLQLLSIVAMDQPSSTSAEDIRNEKVKVLKCIEPPEMKNVVLGQYVGDPDTEGDSAKGYLDDPTVPDDSVTPTFAAAVLFVNNERWKGVPFILRCGKALNERKAEIRIQFQDVPSNIFNRGCIKRNELVFRVQPREAIYMKVMTKLPGMSFNCEESELDLTFENRFMDAKFPDAYERLLIDVFAGSQMNFVRSDELYEAWRIFTPFLDEIESSKVKPIPYKFGSRGPPEYDTLTKSFNFVYSGTYRWPDASKI